Part of the Pseudomonas baltica genome is shown below.
CGGAAGCCCTTGATCGATTCGCCGACATCGGTGCCGAGGTTCTTCAGTTTCTTGGTACCGAATATCAGCACGACGACCACCAGAATGACGATCCAGTGTTTCCAGTCAAAAATACCCATAGTGCAGCTCCTCGAGAAAATTCGTTAGGCAGATGGCGTGCGAGCGGCCTTCTCGTCATGGCCCGACAGGCCAAAACGGCGGTCCAGCTCGTCGAGTACCGCCTGCGGATGTTGACCGAGGGCGGCCAGCATCACCAGGCTATGAAACCACAGATCGGCGGTCTCGTAGATGACATCACTGCAGTCGCCACTGACAGCGGCATCCTTGGCGGCAATGATGGTCTCGACGGATTCTTCGCCGACTTTTTCCAGAATCTTGTTCAAGCCCTTGTGGTACAGGCTGGCGACATAGGATGAATCGGCAGCGGCGCCTTTGCGCGCTTCGAGCACCTGGGCCAGGCGCGTCAGGGTGTCAGTCATGGGCAGATCCTGCCTGGTAGATGGCGTGCGGGTCCTTGAGGACAGCGTCGACGGTGTTCCACTGGCCGTCGGCGTACACGCGATAGAAGCAGCTTTCACGGCCGGTGTGGCAAGCGATATGGCCGATCTGCTCGACCATCAGGACGATCACGTCAGCGTCGCAGTCCAGGCGCATTTCGTGAAGGATCTGCACGTGGCCCGACTCTTCGCCTTTGCGCCACAGCTTGCCCCGGGAACGGGACCAATAGATGGCACGGTTTTCGGTGGCCGTCAGGCTCAGTGCTTCGCGGTTCATCCAGGCCATCATCAACACGCGCCCGGTTTTGTGATCCTGGGCGATGGCCGGTACCAGGCCATCTTCATTCCAGCGGATCTCGTCCAGCCAATCTTTCATCTTCGACTCCGGCAACAAGGCCTCTAGTGTGCCAGTGCTAGGCGCCACTGGCTATCGGCGAACGACCAGATACAAGCCGCTGCCCAGCATCAGCCAGCAGGGCCAGGCCTGTATCGAGTCGATGAGCGGCCCGGTCGCCGCCAGCGTAGCGCCGCCCACCAGCAGCAAGGCACCAGCGATGCGCAGCAGCCAGCCATCCGTATGGTGCCGCCAGTCAGGCTGTTTGTTCTTGCGGTGGGGTTGAGCGTTGCGTTCGAGCAGGTCGCGGGTCATGCCGATCAGGTGCGGTATCTGTTCGAGTTGCGTCTGCGCGCTGTTGAACAGCGATTTGGGGCTCACGCGTTCGCGCATCCAGCGCTCCAGGAAGGGCTGCGCGGTGCTCCACAGGTCGAGTTCCGGGTACAGCTGACGGCCCAGGCCCTCGATGTTGAGCAGGGTTTTTTGCAGCAGCACCAGTTGCGGCTGGATTTCCATGTTGAAGCGCCGCGCCGTCTGGAACAGGCGCATGAGCACCTGGCCGAAGGAAATATCCTTCAGCGGTTTTTCAAAGATCGGCTCGCACACGGTGCGGATGGCCGCTTCGAATTCATTGAGCTTGGTTTCGGCGGGCACCCAGCCGGAGTCGATGTGCAGCTGGGCCACGCGCCGGTAATCGCGCTTGAAGAACGCGAACAGATTGCGTGCCAGGTAATCCTGGTCTTCGGGGGTGAGGCTGCCGACGATCCCGCAGTCGATGGCGATGTACTTCGGGTCCCACGGGCTGACGGTGCTGATGAAAATGTTGCCGGGGTGCATGTCGGCGTGGAAGAAACTGTCGCGAAAGACCTGGGTGAAGAAGATCTCCACGCCGCGTTCGGCGAGCAGTTTCATGTCGGTGCGCTGATCGGCCAAGGTCGCCATATCGGTGACCTGCACGCCGTAGATGCGCTCCATCACCAGCACTTTCGGCCGGCACCAGTCCCAATAGACCTGCGGCACGTAGAGCAGCGGCGAACCTTCGAAATTGCGCTTGAGCTGGCTCGAGTTGGCGGCCTCGCGCAGCAGGTCGAGTTCGTCGTAGATGGTTTTTTCGTAATCGCTGACCACGTCCACCGGATGCAGCAGGCGGGCGTCGGCCGACAGACGTTCGGCCCAGCCGGCGAGGATGAACAGCCAGGCCAGGTCCTGGCCGATGATTGGCTTGAGGCCCGGGCGCACTACCTTGACGACCACTTCGTCGCCGTTTTTCAGACGGGCGCTGTGAACCTGCGCCACCGAGGCCGACGCCAAAGGCTCGACGTCGAAGCGGCTGAATACCGAGGTGATCTTTTGCCCCAGTTGCGACTCGATCAGCGCCATGGCCTGTTGCGGATCGAAGGGTGGCACGCGGTCCTGCAGCAGCATCAATTCATCGGCGATGTCTTCGGGCAGCAGATCGCGGCGGGTGGAGAGGATCTGCCCGAACTTGATGAAGATCGGCCCCAGGTCCTGTAGCGCCAGGCGCAGGCGGGCACCACGGGTCAGCTCGAGTGTTTTGCGCGGGAACCAGCGCCAGGGCATGGCGAAGCGGGTGATGCGCAGGAACCAGGGCAGGGGCAGGGCGAAAATCAGGTCATCGAGACGGTAGCGGATCACGACGCGCTGGATGCGCAACAAACGGCGGACGGCAAGCAGCTTCATGCGTTATCGCTGGAGTCGAGGGATCGGGAGAGGCGCTCAATACGCGCCTCGAGGCGTTCGGTGTCGATCTTGAGCTGGTCGAGCTCGGCGAAGCGGGCTTCGGCTTCGCGCTTGCCCACCAGTGTCCGGGATTCTTCGGCCAGGTACTCGCCGAGGTTGTTGCTCAGGCTGTCGAAGCCCTGGCGTGCCCAGCGTGCGCGGCTGTTGAGATGCCCGCTGAGCAGCGGCGTGGCCACCGGGCCGAGCCATTGCGACAGCTCGTATTCCCAGTCGAGCTCCAGGTCCTGCAGCACCTTGACCAGATCGATGAGCACGGCGCTGTCGCCGCTCAGATCGACCTGCGGGCTGTGCAACACGGCGGTCTTGTCCTTGCTCAGGCCCAGCTGGATCAGGCTCGAGGCTGGCGCGCGCAGCACGCAATCGGCAGGCGCCGCCCAGTGGCTGGCCAGCAGCAGGCCCTCGTCGCTGGGCAGGATGAACAGCTGCAGCGCCGGGTTGCGGCAATCGATCTCGATCACCTTGCCCTGCAATCGCGCCAACCGTGGCAGGGCGGTGCTGTCCATGCGCAGCACGCGGTTGAGGCCGTGCTCGACGCTGGCGATCAGGCCGCGCAGCAACATCAGGGTTTGATACCGCGGTGCAGCGCGACGATGCCCGAGGTCATGTTGTGGTAGGTGACGCGGTCGAAACCGGCCTGCACCATCATGGCCTTGAGGGTTTCCTGGTCGGGGTGCATGCGGATCGACTCGGCCAGATAGCGATAGCTCTCGGAGTCGTTGGTGATCAGCTTGCCGGCCAGTGGCATGAAGGCGAACGAATAGGCATCGTAGACCTTGGACATCAGCTTGTTGGTCGGCTTGGAGAACTCCAGCACCAGCAGGCGGCCGCCCGGCTTGAGCACGCGCAGCATCGAGGCGATGGCGTCTTCCTTGTGGGTGACGTTGCGCAGGCCGAAGGCGATGGTCACGCAGTCGAAGTGGTTGTCCGGGAAGGGCAGTTTTTCAGCGTCGGCCTGGACGAACTGGACGTTGCCAGCCACGCCGAGGTCGAGCAGGCGGTCGCGGCCGACCTTGAGCATGGAGGCGTTGATGTCGGCCAGTACCACTTCACCGGTCGGGCCGACCAGGTGCGAGAACTTGCGAGCGAGGTCGCCGGTACCGCCCGCGATGTCGAGCACCTTGTTGCCAGTGCGCACGCCGGACAGTTCGATCGCGAAGCGTTTCCACAGGCGATGCATGCCGCCCGACAGCACGTCGTTCATGATGTCGTACTTGGCCGCTACCGAGTGAAACACCTCGGCGACCTTTTCGGCCTTCTGGCTTTCGGGCACATTCTTGTAGCCGAAGTGCGTGGTGGGTTCGGCATCGCTGCCTTTGCGCTGATCATTCATATCGCTGTCACCGGAAAAAATTACTGCCATTCTAATCCTCGGTAGCCGCCTTTGTCTTGGCAAGCCTCAGGCTGATCGCGCATTGCTTGATCCGGGCTACTATAGGCACCGTTATTATTATCGTCCCAGGGGGTTGAATGAGTCGGATCAGCGTGGAGCGCAAACACAGCCTTGGGCGCGAGGTGGCAAAGCAGAAGGCCGAGTTGCTGGTGGAAAAGCTGGTCAGCAAATACGACGTCAAGGCGCATTGGCAGGGCGATACCGTGGAGGTCAAGCGCAGCGGCGCCAATGGTGTGATCAGCATCGACGACGACACCATTCGCGTGGATCTCAAGCTCGGCATGATGCTGTCGATGATGAGCGGCACCATCGAGTCGGAAATCGAACGTGTGCTCGACAAGGCTCTGGCTTGAGATCGACTGACGTTTCGCGGGCAGACCCTGCTCCCACTCAAGCGCGAGTCTGGGCGTGCAGTTAGGGTGAGGATTCTAAATTGGCGGGCTATGGTGAGTGCACGCCCTGAAGTGTGTGGGTACGGATATCCCTTCAAGCATGAGGTGCACCATGGCAACCGCCCCGCTGAAAAAAGCCGTAGCGCTGAAAAAGACGGCCCTGAAAAAAGACGTCACCCCCCTGGTGCGCAAAGCCCAGGCGGTGAAGACCGATACGGTCGTCGAGGTTCGCTCCTATGCCCGCAAGATCTGGCTCGCCGGGCTCGGCGCTTATGCCAAGGCCGGCAAGGAGGGCCTGGATTACGTGAAGGAACTGATCAAGGCCGGCGAGGGCGTCGAGAAGGATGGCAAGAAGGTCATCGACAAGGAGTTGAAGGCCGCCAATTCGCAGATCGATGCCGCCAAGGATGAGGTCGCCGAGGCCAAGGGCAAGGTCGAGGTGCAGCTCGACAAGCTGGAAAAACTCTTCGATGTGCGCGTCGCCAGCGCCCTGAATCGCATCGGCATCCCCTCCCGGCATGACGTCGATACACTCTCTGCTAAGCTCGATAAATTGACGGCATTGGTCGAACGTGCCGCGCGTAAACCATAAAGGAGAGCGGGATGGCTGGTAAGAAGAAGGTCGAGAAAGAAGGCACCTCCTGGATCGGCGGTATTGAAAAATACTCCCGGCAGATCTGGCTCGCCGGTTTGGGCGCTTATTCGAAGATCAGCAACGACGGCACCAAGCTGTTCGACACCCTGGTGAAGGATGGCGAGCAGGCCGAGGCGCAGGCCAAGACCGAAGTCGACAAACAGGTTGATACGGTGAAGAGTTCGGCCAAGTCGGCGCGTTCGCGGGTCGGCGACGTCAAGGATAAGGCACTGGGCAAGTGGAGCGAGTTGGAAGAGGCGTTCGAGACCCGCTTGAACAGCGCCATTTCGCGCCTGGGCGTGCCGAGCCGCAACGAGGTGAAAGCCCTGCACAGCAAGGTGGATACCCTGACTCGCCAGCTCGAGAAGCTCACGGGCGAATCGGTACGTGCGCCAGCGGCCAAGCCGGCGACAAAAGCTGCGGCGGCCAATGATGCGGCCAAGCCAGCGACCAAGACAACCAAGGGTGCGGCCAAGCCGTCGGCCAAGGCGGCTAGCGCGAGCAAGCCGTCGACCAAGACGGCTGCCAACGGCGCCAAGCCCGCGGCAAAAGCCCCGGCCAAGGCGGCGAGCAAACCTGCGGCGAAAACCGCCGCGGCCAAGCCTGCGGCTAAAGCGGTAGCGGGAGCCAAGGCTAAAACTGCTGCCGCCAAGTCGGCCGCCAAGGCAGCAGCGGCCAAGCCCGTAGCCGCGGCCAAAACGGCAGCGGCGAAAACCACTGGGGCAGCCAAGGCCACTGCGGCCACAACCACGGCAAGTGCCAAAGCTGCAGCGCCGAAAACCGTAGCAGCCAAGCCCGCAGCCAAGGCCAGGTCAGCGGCCAAGCCCGCTGCCAAAAAGCCCGAGCCCGCCAAGGCTGAAACCACGGCCGCAGGGGCCTCCTCGACATCACCCTCTACCCCGCCAGCAACGGGCTCGGCGCCAGCGACGCCGGCGGCTCAGTCGTAGTGTAGCGAGGGGGCTTTGTCCGATTACGGTGTATCAGCTGCGTTGACGCGGCTGACACTCTTTCGGGGTCGCGCCCCGTTCCTACAAGGTTTACGGCCAGTCCAGCAGACACGAATCGATAAGCGTTGTCCGGGCGGGCCTTTTTGCGTCCATAACCTTCTCGCACAGCGGGGGGCGCCACTGGATTGGTCAATTGAGATACTGCAACGCCAGCCGCTCCGTGGCATGGCGCGATTGCGCATGCAGGTGGGGCGCCACCAGCATCATCACCTGATACACCACCACCCCGGTCTCGCCTGACTGGCCGATGATGCGCTGGTAATCGAGCGAGAACACTAGGGTCAAGGTGATCTGTTCCACCAACTGCCCCAGTGCCTGGGTGTCGCTGGCCAATAATCCCTGGGCCTTCAGGTTGGCCAGCAAGGACGCCAGCGTGCGTTTGATCGCATCCAGTAGGCTGCGCACGCCGCGCGCCAGCTTCGGCAAGCGCCCGGCCAGGTTTGACAGGTCCTGGAACAGAAACCGATAGCGGGCCATGCGCTCGGCGATCAGGTGCAGGAACAGCCAATAGTCCTCGGGCGCCAACTGCACCTCATCGGGAGGGTTCAGCAGCGGCGTCAGTTCCTCTTCGAATCGCTCGAACAGCCCCAGGATCAAAGGCTCCTTGCCATGGAAGTGGTAGTACAGATTGCCTGGGCTGATTTCCAGTTCGTTGGCGATCTGCAGGGTCGTGACGTTGGGTTCGCCCAGTTGGTTGAACAGCGCCAGGGTGCATTCCAGTATCCGCTCGCGGGTCTTCATCGCAGGAAGGCGCCCCTGTCCAGTCGTCTAGTCTTGTGCCAGAGCGGCGGGCCTCTTCGCGGGCAAGCCTCGCTCCCACAGGTGTGCGACTCAAGTTTGGCGAGTTCTGTTGGAGGCTCTATGGTTCGAGGCAAGCAGTGCCGGCCTCTTCGCGGGCAAGCCTTGCTCCCACAGGTGTGCGACTCAAGCTTGGCGAGTTCTGTTGGAGGCTCTATGGTTCGAGGCAAGCAGTGCCGGCCTCTTCGCGGGCAAGCCTTGCTCCCACAGGTGTGCGACTCAAGTTTGGCGAGTTCTGTTGGAGGATCTATGGTTCGAGGCAAGCAGTGCCGGCCTCTTCGCGGGCAAGCCTTGCTCCCACAGGTGTGCGACTCAAGCTTGGCGAGTTCTGTTGGAGGATCTATGGTTCGAGGCAAGCAGTGCGGGCCTCTTCGCGGGCAAGCCTTGCTCCCACAGGTGTGCGCCTGCGCAACTGAGCACTCTGTGGGAGCAAGGCTTGCCCGCGAAGGGGCCATCCGCAGCACTGAATGGCCCACAGGCAGCACCGGCTCAGTCAGCCAGCACATAAGTACCCGGCGCCGGATCCTTCGGCGGATGCAGTTCGCTGCCCAAGGCCATCTGGGTTTCACGCAATGCCCCGGAGCGCTCCTGCACCCAGGCCAGCCACTGCGGCCACCAGCTGCCATCCACAGGCTTGGCGTCGTAATACCAGGCGCGCGGATCGCTGCTCATCTTGGGGTTTTCGAGGTGGTTGGCCTTAGGGTTGCCCGGCGGATTGAGGATGCTCTGGATGTGCCCGCTGTTGGCCAGCACGAAGCGTCGCTCACCCCCCAGCAACAGGCTGGAGCGATACACCGAGTCCCACGGGGTGATGTGATCGTTGCTGCCCGCCACGCTGAAGCTGTCGACGTTGACCTTTTGCAGATCGATCGGCGTGCCGCACACCTCCAGCCCGCCCGGCCGAGTCAACGGGTTGTGCTTGAAGAAGTCCAGCAGATCACCATGCAGCGCCGCAGGCAGACGGGTGTTGTCGTTGTTCCAGAACAGCACGTCGAAGGCTGGCGGCTCCTTGCCCAGCAGGTAATTGTTGACCCAGTAATTCCAGATCAGATCGTTGGGCCGCATCCAGGCGAACACCCGCGCCAGCTCGCTGCCTTCGAGCACGCCCTGCTGGTAGGAGCGGCGCTTGGCCGCTTCGAGCGTCTGCTCGTTGACGAACAACGAGGCCGGGCTGTCGATCTGGCTGTCAAGCAGGCTCACCAGGTAGGTCGCGCTGGACACCCGTGCCAGCTGCCGCTTGGCCTGCAAGTGCCCCTGCAACGCCGCGATGCTCAAGCCCCCCGAGCAGGCGCCGACCAGATTCACTTCGCGGCTGCCAGTGATCGCGCGGCAAGCGTTGAGCGCTTCTTCCAGCGCCTGCACGTAGCTCGACAGCCCCCACTCGCGGTGGCGGCCGTCGGGGTTGCGCCAACTGACGACGAACGTCTGCAGATTGTGCTTGAGGGCGTACTGCACGAAGCTGTTGGCGGGCGACAGGTCAAAGATATAGAACTTGTTGATCTGCGGCGGCACGATCAGCAGCGGGCGCCGGTACTGCTTTTCACTCATCGGGCGGTATTGGATCAGCTCCAGCATCTCGTTGCGAAACACTACGGCGCCGGGCGTGGTAGCGACTGTCTTGCCGACCTCGAAAGCCTGCTTGCCGATCTGGCTGGGCAGGCCGTGGTTATGCCGCAAGTCGTCGAGCAGGTGGTTCAGGCCCTTGACCAGGCTGGTGCCGCCGGAATTGAAAATCTCCTTGAGGGCCAGCGGATTGAGCAGCGAATTGGTCGGCGAGAGGGCGTCGTTGACCAAGGCAAAGACAAAATGCGCGCGAGCGCGGTCATCGTCGGACAACTGGCTGTTATCGATCCATTGTCGGGTTTCGGCCTGCCACGCGAGGTAGGCCTGCAGCCCGCGGCGGTAGAAGGGGTTGAGCGACCACGTCGGATCGCTGAAGCGCTGGTCACCGGGGTTGGGGGCGTGCAGGGTTTCGCCCAGCAGCACGCGGCCCAGCTGGCTGCCCAGATTGAGCGCGTGGCGGGCGCTATGGATCGGATGCTTGATACTGTGGCGGGCAACGCTGCGCAAGGTCGAAACCAGGTCGCGCCCGCCCAGCCCGCTGATCACGCTCTGGGCGTTGATGAAGGCCGCGGTGGTGGACACCGTAGGCGGGGCAGTCTTGTTCTTCATGGCGCTACACTCCTTCGTTCAGCCGTTTGATTGCCCTGGGTTTGTGTGGGAGCGGGGTCCCTAACTCGTTGCTCGCGGATGAACCACGGCGCGCTGGCGCTCTTCCTCGAGGAATTTCATGATGATCGGCGCCACCGTGCCGGCGCGGGTCACCAAAAACAGATGGCCGTCATCGATGATATGTAACTGGGCGTTGGGGATGCGCCATGCCAGCAGACGCATGTTCACCAACGGGATCAGCGGATCGTCGTCACCGGCCAGCACCAGGGTCGGCTGATGGATCTTGTGCAGCCAGTGCACGCTGGTCCAACCGAGGCCTGCGAACAGTTGCCAGTAGTAACCCAGCTTGCCGGACGAGCGCACCTTGCTGGCATGGGACATCGCCAGGCCGGCGTCGCGTCGAAAACTGCCGCCGTAGATTTCCGGCGCGATGCGCACCACATGGGACGGCTGCAGATAGCGCCGCGGGCTGGCCATCAACCACAGCACGCGCGGCTTGCCGGGCACCATCACCGCGCCGGCCGAGGTGGCGGCGAGCACCAGCTTCTTGCAGCGCTCGGGGTAAGAGTAGGCGAACTGCTGGGCCAAGGCGCCGCCCCACGACACACCGATGACGTTGACCTGGCCATAGTCGAGGTAGTCGAGCATGCGTGCGGTCAACTGCGCCAGGCCCGGGAAGCGATAAGGGCGGCTGGGCGTGGACGAGCCGCCGACCCCGGGCACGTCGAAGGCGATCACCTCCAGGTCCGGGTCCAGCGCGGCGACGAACGGGAACACCAGCTCCAAGTTGGCGCCGATGCCATTGAAGATCAGCAGCGGCGTCATGTGCGGGCTGCCGGGACGTACCGCCGTGCGGATGGCCTGGCCATCGAGGTCCACGGTACGAAATATGTACGGTTGCGGCATGCACTCGATCCTTTGCAAGCAATGGTGGGGCGGCAGCGGCGATCGCAATCAGTCAGCGTTCATGCACGTAGGTCCCGGGCGCGGCCTCGCCAGCGGCAAAAGCCTTGCTGCCGAGTTCCGAGGGCGCCTTCTTGAGCTTGCCGGAGTGTTTACCCAGCCAGTCTGCCCAGTGTAGCCACCATGAGTCAGTGTGCTTGACGGCGTTGTCCTGCCAGTCGCTTGGCGAGGTGGTGGTTTCATCGTTGGTCATGAAGCGGGCCTTGGGGTTGCCCGGTGGATTGAGGATGCTCTGGATATGGCCGCTGCTCGACAGCACGAACTCGATCTTGCCTCCAAACAGTTGCGCCGAGCGAAAGCACGAGTGCCAAGGGGTGATGTGGTCGGCGGTGCCGGCGACGCTGAAGATGTCGCATTTGACCTGCTTGAGATCGATCGGCGTGCCGCACACCTCCAGGGCGCCGGCGCGGGTCAGCGGGTTGTTCTTGAACATCTCGATCAGGTCGCCGTGGAAGGCTGCGGGCAGGCGCGTGGTGTCGTTATTCCAGAACAGGATGTCGAACACCGGCGGCTCGTTGCCCAGCAGGTAATTGTTGACCCAGTAATTCCAGATCAGGTCGTTGGGGCGCATCCAGGCAAATACCCTGGCCATGTCCCGGCCTTCGAGCACGCCTGACTGATAGGAATGACGCTTGGCGGCCTCCAGCGTCTGCTCGTCGACGAACAGCGCCACTTGGGTGTCCAGGGTAGTGTCGAGCACGCTGACCAGCAGGGTCAGGGAATGCACCTTTGGTTGTTTGAGCGCAGCGTAATGGCCCACCAGCGCGGTGCAGGTGATCCCCCCGGAGCAGGCGCCGAGGATGTTGATGTCCTTGCTGCCGGAAATCGCCGTGACCACCTCGACTGCTTCCTTGAGGGCATCGATGTAGGTCGACAGCCCCCATTCGCGCTGGGCCTTGGTGGGGTTGCGCCAACTGATGATGAAGGTCGGCACATTGTTGCGCAGGCAGAAGCGCACCAGGCTCTTGTCGGGGCTCAGGTCGAACACGTAGAACTTGTTGATCTGCGGCGGCACGATGAGCATCGGCCGCTCGTGGTTCTGCTCGGTGATGGGGGCGTACTGGATCAGCTCCAGCACGTCGTTGCGAAACACCACCGCGCCTTCGCTGGTGGCGAGGTTCTTGCCGACCTCGAAGGCGTCCATATTGACCTGGCTGGGCATGCCGCCATTCTTGACCAGGTCCTTGGCCAGGTGCGAGAGGCCGTCGAGGAGGCTCTTGCCGCCGGTCTCGAAGAAGCGTTTGACCGCTGCCGGGTTGGCAGCGCCGTTGGTCGGCGCCATGGCTTCGGTCATCAGGTTGATGACGAAGTGGCCGCGGCTGATGTCCTGAGCCGAGAGCTCGCTGCCGTCGAGCCAGCTGTGCAGTTCCTTGCGCCAGGCCAGGTAGGTCTGCAGGTAACGGCGGTAAAGGGGGTTCTGACTCCAGGCCGGGTCGACGAAGCGGCGGTCGTCGCTTTCCGGTTGCAGGGTGGACGAGCCCAGCAGGACGTTTTTCAGTTCCAGGCCGAAGTGTGCCACGTGGCGAGCACTCAACAGCGGTTGGCGCAAGGCCAGACGCAGGACCATCCGTGCAGAGGTCAGCAGGTCCTTGCGGCGCAGGCCGATCACCGGGTTCAGGCCGAGGGTGTTATGTGAGGCTTGCTGCTTGATGTCATCGGTGTTCTTGCTGCTCATCCACGACGCTCCATTGTCCAGAGGCGTGCGGCGGCGGCTGCTCTGACGGGCCTGCCGCGCACCGCGCTCGGGTAACCAGTGATCGCTATTGCCCCCAAAGTGAAGCACGGAGCCTGCCAGTTACCAGTGGTTACGCGAGTTCGAGCCAATGCGCAAGAAAGCCTATCCCCGCCAGTTGGCAAGGTATTCAAGCAAATAGATTTGGAAAACGGATGCTGGAAAGCCCTGCTGGGGCTCAGAGCATCAGCTTGACCACGGATTGCGCGGGGTCGCGGGTTTTGCCGGCGGCGCGCAGTTCGTCCAGATAGTCGTTCCACAGATCTTCCTGACGAACGGCGAGCTGGTAGAGGTATTCCCAGGTGAACAGACCGCTGTCGTGGCCATCGTCGAAGGTCAATTTGAGTGCGTATTGCCCGGCAGGTTCGATCTTGGTCAGGCCGACTCCGAGTTTGCCGAACTGCAGGATCGGCTTGCCGTGGCCCTGCACTTCAGCCGAAGGCGAGTGCACCCGCAGGAATTCGGCGGGCAGGGTGTAGGACTCCCCCGTGCCGTATTGCAGGGTGAGGGTTTTCGAGGCTTTGTGCAGGTTGATGGCGGTGGGGAGGTTAGTCATGGCCAGGGGCTCTTGGGCAGCTGCAAGCTGCAAGCTACAAGTATTCAGCTTATAGCTTGCCGCTTGCCGCTGCTCTACAGTATGTAGCGCGACAGATCTTCGTTTTCCGCCAGCTCGCCCAAGTGGCTGTTGACGTAGTCGGCATCAATGCGGATCGGCGTTTCGCTGTGGGCGCTGGCCAGGTCGCCGGCACTGAACGAGACTTCCTCCAGCAGGCGCTCCAGCAGCGTGTGCAAGCGACGGGCACCGATATTCTCGGTCTTCTCGTTGACCTGCCAGGCGATCTGGGCAAGGCGCTTGATGCCTTCCGGGGCGAACTCGATATGCAGGCCTTCGGTCTTGAGCAGTGCCACATATTGCTCGGTCAGCGACGCGTGCGGTTCGCTGAGGATACGCTCGAAATCTTCCGGGCTGAGGGCCTTGAGCTCGACGCGGATCGGCAGCCGGCCTTGCAGCTCGGGCACCAGGTCGCTCGGCTTGCTCAGGTGGAACGCGCCCGAGGCGATGAACAGGATGTGGTCGGTCTTGACCATGCCCAGCTTGGTATTCACCGTGCAGCCTTCGATCAACGGCAGCAAGTCGCGCTGCACGCCTTCGCGGGACACATCGGCGCCGCCGACATTACCGCGCTTGGCGACTTTGTCGATCTCGTCGATGAACACGATGCCGTGCTGTTCCACCGCTTCGAGGGCTGCGGCCTTGAGCTCCTCTTCGTTGACCAGGCGCCCGGCTTCTTCTTCACGCACCAGCTTGAGCGCTTCCTTGACCTTGAGCTTGCGGCTCTTGCGTTTGCCCTTGCCCATGTTGGCGAACAGGCTCTGCAGCTGGTTGGTCATCTCTTCCATGCCTGGCGGCGCAGAAATATCGACGCCAGCCATCTCGGCCACTTCGATCTCGATTTCCTTGTCGTCCAGCTGGCCTTCGCGCAGGCGCTTGCGGAACAGCTGGCGCGTGTTTGAATCGCTCGCCGGGGCTTCTTCGCTAAAGCTGCCGCGGGCCTGTGGCAGCAGCGCGTCAAGGATGCGTTCCTCGGCGGCGTCTTCGGCGCGATGGCGGACCTTGACGATTTCCTGCTCGCGCAGCAGCTTGAGGGCGGCATCGGCCAGATCGCGGATGATCGACTCGACATCACGGCCGACGTAGCCGACTTCGGTGAACTTGGTCGCTTCGACCTTGATGAACGGGGCGTTGGCCAGCTTGGCCAGGCGCCGGGCGATTTCGGTCTTGCCGACGCCGGTCGGGCCGATCATCAGGATGTTCTTGGGCGTCACTTCGACGCGCAGCTCTTCAGGCAGCTGCATGCGGCGCCAGCGGTTGCGCAGGGCGATGGCGACGGCGCGCTTGGCATCGTCCTGGCCGATGATATGGCGGTTGAGTTCGTGGACGATTTCGCGGGGGGTCATGG
Proteins encoded:
- the phaC gene encoding class II poly(R)-hydroxyalkanoic acid synthase, with product MKNKTAPPTVSTTAAFINAQSVISGLGGRDLVSTLRSVARHSIKHPIHSARHALNLGSQLGRVLLGETLHAPNPGDQRFSDPTWSLNPFYRRGLQAYLAWQAETRQWIDNSQLSDDDRARAHFVFALVNDALSPTNSLLNPLALKEIFNSGGTSLVKGLNHLLDDLRHNHGLPSQIGKQAFEVGKTVATTPGAVVFRNEMLELIQYRPMSEKQYRRPLLIVPPQINKFYIFDLSPANSFVQYALKHNLQTFVVSWRNPDGRHREWGLSSYVQALEEALNACRAITGSREVNLVGACSGGLSIAALQGHLQAKRQLARVSSATYLVSLLDSQIDSPASLFVNEQTLEAAKRRSYQQGVLEGSELARVFAWMRPNDLIWNYWVNNYLLGKEPPAFDVLFWNNDNTRLPAALHGDLLDFFKHNPLTRPGGLEVCGTPIDLQKVNVDSFSVAGSNDHITPWDSVYRSSLLLGGERRFVLANSGHIQSILNPPGNPKANHLENPKMSSDPRAWYYDAKPVDGSWWPQWLAWVQERSGALRETQMALGSELHPPKDPAPGTYVLAD
- the phaZ gene encoding poly(3-hydroxyalkanoate) depolymerase; translation: MPQPYIFRTVDLDGQAIRTAVRPGSPHMTPLLIFNGIGANLELVFPFVAALDPDLEVIAFDVPGVGGSSTPSRPYRFPGLAQLTARMLDYLDYGQVNVIGVSWGGALAQQFAYSYPERCKKLVLAATSAGAVMVPGKPRVLWLMASPRRYLQPSHVVRIAPEIYGGSFRRDAGLAMSHASKVRSSGKLGYYWQLFAGLGWTSVHWLHKIHQPTLVLAGDDDPLIPLVNMRLLAWRIPNAQLHIIDDGHLFLVTRAGTVAPIIMKFLEEERQRAVVHPRATS
- a CDS encoding gamma-butyrobetaine hydroxylase-like domain-containing protein — encoded protein: MTNLPTAINLHKASKTLTLQYGTGESYTLPAEFLRVHSPSAEVQGHGKPILQFGKLGVGLTKIEPAGQYALKLTFDDGHDSGLFTWEYLYQLAVRQEDLWNDYLDELRAAGKTRDPAQSVVKLML
- a CDS encoding TetR/AcrR family transcriptional regulator; protein product: MKTRERILECTLALFNQLGEPNVTTLQIANELEISPGNLYYHFHGKEPLILGLFERFEEELTPLLNPPDEVQLAPEDYWLFLHLIAERMARYRFLFQDLSNLAGRLPKLARGVRSLLDAIKRTLASLLANLKAQGLLASDTQALGQLVEQITLTLVFSLDYQRIIGQSGETGVVVYQVMMLVAPHLHAQSRHATERLALQYLN
- the phaC gene encoding class II poly(R)-hydroxyalkanoic acid synthase, with translation MSSKNTDDIKQQASHNTLGLNPVIGLRRKDLLTSARMVLRLALRQPLLSARHVAHFGLELKNVLLGSSTLQPESDDRRFVDPAWSQNPLYRRYLQTYLAWRKELHSWLDGSELSAQDISRGHFVINLMTEAMAPTNGAANPAAVKRFFETGGKSLLDGLSHLAKDLVKNGGMPSQVNMDAFEVGKNLATSEGAVVFRNDVLELIQYAPITEQNHERPMLIVPPQINKFYVFDLSPDKSLVRFCLRNNVPTFIISWRNPTKAQREWGLSTYIDALKEAVEVVTAISGSKDINILGACSGGITCTALVGHYAALKQPKVHSLTLLVSVLDTTLDTQVALFVDEQTLEAAKRHSYQSGVLEGRDMARVFAWMRPNDLIWNYWVNNYLLGNEPPVFDILFWNNDTTRLPAAFHGDLIEMFKNNPLTRAGALEVCGTPIDLKQVKCDIFSVAGTADHITPWHSCFRSAQLFGGKIEFVLSSSGHIQSILNPPGNPKARFMTNDETTTSPSDWQDNAVKHTDSWWLHWADWLGKHSGKLKKAPSELGSKAFAAGEAAPGTYVHER